Proteins encoded in a region of the Sphingomonas jaspsi DSM 18422 genome:
- a CDS encoding TonB-dependent receptor has translation MNRVARRAGLIAGCAGIAIVATPAFAQDAAPSEPAPAAQPPADESPADIIVTARRQNERLLDVPASVTVLSADTLAKTGVVKAENFVALTPGVTIVTGTAESGDTQINIRGINGARDAESSVALVVDGILKTNTAQLNEVQGTLRQVEILKGPQGALYGRNAAAGAIVLSTIKPGDRMTGAVTGTFAEQGTWALRGYAAGPISNDAGIVISANYKKSDGFYRNFFLDCHCVDDSKIYGIDGRLVVQAGPNTELDFKARFARFDGASIAFNAAFHLPNFAAVNPAFYEDVNDHPFNFYSNIRPTNDQKTYEASAKLEHDFGATKLTAWALYSNVKQNLVADGTSADFARYIAPALGVPANPTNTAVSNACFASTAALTGFPVNQPGFIGQIPVPFIFAPANGSTFGPYSPTTCDGTQYQVRNQTDWSAEVRLASDTASPVQWQLGAYYLHINRLVAVSLGADLGSGVIRNLYNDPSTSNPTSQLFADRFTTNVYAGFGSVDWKPSDQFKLGLALRYDIEARQVSNRVPLVTDPILGGPLNPGQVSGAIPDQKKTFRQLEPKINVSFRPNSTTNIYANWGIGFKSGGFNNSGSSAIIDANFNNNALGPTAGDVVSIDDQFRKERSSAFEAGIKGSFLNGKLTYDLAGYYTRITDMQFFEFFVGSFGLLRVVSNIDRVDVKGVELNLNAKPLPGWSIFGSVNVTDSEIKKNRSRPYTVGNKSPYTADYTINLGTQLTQRLGSFANLVARADYRITGPTWFHTVQGDERPTLFSALLPISALGLPAFVGNAKYDVNRRDKFGVLNLRLGLETDRWSVTAFADNALDKKWLAEVIPAIEFGGSFLSPGTRRQVGVEVGVKF, from the coding sequence ATGAACAGGGTGGCAAGACGGGCGGGCCTGATCGCGGGCTGCGCAGGGATCGCAATCGTTGCAACGCCGGCCTTCGCGCAGGACGCCGCGCCTTCCGAACCGGCACCGGCAGCCCAGCCGCCGGCCGACGAATCGCCTGCCGACATCATCGTGACGGCGCGTCGCCAGAACGAACGGTTGCTTGACGTTCCGGCATCGGTGACGGTGCTGTCGGCCGACACGCTGGCCAAGACCGGCGTGGTGAAGGCCGAAAATTTCGTCGCGCTGACCCCGGGCGTGACCATCGTCACCGGGACGGCGGAAAGTGGCGACACCCAGATCAACATTCGCGGCATCAACGGCGCGCGCGACGCGGAAAGTTCGGTCGCGCTTGTCGTCGACGGCATCCTCAAGACCAACACGGCCCAGCTCAACGAAGTGCAGGGAACGCTTCGCCAGGTCGAAATCCTGAAAGGGCCGCAGGGCGCGCTTTACGGTCGCAACGCGGCTGCCGGCGCGATCGTGCTCAGCACCATCAAGCCCGGCGACCGTATGACCGGCGCAGTCACGGGCACGTTCGCCGAGCAGGGCACATGGGCGCTGCGCGGCTATGCGGCAGGGCCGATCAGCAACGATGCCGGCATCGTCATTTCGGCCAATTACAAGAAAAGCGATGGCTTCTACCGCAACTTCTTCCTCGATTGTCACTGCGTCGACGACAGCAAGATCTACGGCATCGACGGGCGGCTGGTGGTGCAGGCCGGACCCAATACGGAACTGGACTTCAAGGCCCGTTTCGCCCGCTTCGACGGTGCGTCGATTGCCTTCAACGCCGCCTTCCACCTGCCTAACTTCGCGGCGGTCAATCCGGCCTTCTACGAAGACGTCAACGACCATCCGTTCAACTTCTACAGCAACATCAGGCCGACCAACGACCAGAAGACGTACGAAGCGTCGGCCAAGCTGGAACATGATTTCGGCGCCACCAAGCTGACCGCCTGGGCGCTCTATTCGAATGTGAAACAGAATTTGGTCGCAGACGGTACGTCGGCCGACTTCGCGCGCTATATCGCCCCTGCGTTGGGTGTCCCCGCCAACCCGACTAACACCGCCGTGTCCAACGCCTGCTTCGCATCGACGGCGGCACTGACCGGATTCCCGGTCAACCAGCCCGGGTTCATCGGGCAAATCCCGGTGCCCTTCATCTTCGCGCCAGCCAACGGATCGACCTTCGGACCCTATTCCCCGACCACGTGCGACGGCACCCAGTATCAGGTCCGCAACCAGACCGACTGGAGCGCGGAAGTGCGACTGGCGTCGGATACGGCGTCGCCGGTCCAATGGCAGCTGGGCGCATACTATCTGCACATCAACCGGCTGGTCGCCGTGTCGCTCGGCGCGGATCTGGGGTCAGGGGTGATCAGGAACCTGTACAATGATCCCTCGACCTCCAATCCCACCAGCCAGCTGTTCGCCGATCGCTTCACGACCAACGTCTACGCCGGTTTCGGATCGGTCGACTGGAAGCCCAGCGACCAATTCAAGCTCGGGCTTGCGCTGCGCTACGACATCGAAGCGCGCCAGGTGTCGAACCGGGTACCGCTGGTCACCGACCCGATCCTTGGCGGCCCGCTCAATCCCGGGCAGGTCAGCGGCGCGATCCCCGACCAGAAAAAGACGTTCCGTCAGCTGGAGCCCAAGATCAACGTCAGTTTCCGCCCCAACAGCACGACCAACATCTATGCCAACTGGGGCATCGGCTTCAAATCGGGCGGGTTCAACAACAGTGGCTCCTCGGCAATCATCGACGCCAACTTCAACAACAATGCGCTGGGCCCGACGGCGGGGGATGTCGTGTCGATCGACGACCAGTTCCGCAAGGAACGGTCGAGCGCGTTTGAAGCAGGCATCAAGGGCAGCTTCCTGAACGGCAAGCTGACCTACGACCTTGCCGGCTATTACACCCGCATCACCGACATGCAGTTCTTCGAATTCTTCGTCGGCAGCTTCGGCCTTCTGCGCGTCGTGTCGAACATCGACCGGGTCGACGTTAAGGGGGTGGAACTGAACCTCAACGCCAAGCCGCTGCCGGGCTGGAGCATCTTCGGATCGGTCAACGTCACCGACAGCGAGATCAAGAAGAACCGTTCGCGTCCCTACACGGTCGGCAACAAGTCGCCCTACACCGCCGATTACACGATCAACCTCGGGACGCAGTTGACGCAGCGGCTGGGCAGCTTCGCCAACCTCGTCGCCCGGGCCGATTATCGTATCACCGGCCCGACCTGGTTCCACACGGTCCAGGGCGACGAGCGGCCCACGCTGTTCTCGGCCCTGTTGCCGATCAGCGCGCTGGGGCTTCCGGCGTTCGTCGGTAACGCCAAATATGACGTCAACCGGCGCGACAAGTTCGGGGTCCTCAACTTGCGGCTGGGACTGGAAACCGACCGCTGGAGCGTGACCGCCTTCGCCGACAATGCGCTCGACAAGAAGTGGCTTGCCGAAGTCATCCCGGCGATCGAATTCGGCGGATCCTTCCTGTCGCCGGGCACGCGGCGGCAGGTCGGGGTAGAAGTCGGGGTGAAGTTCTAG
- a CDS encoding hydantoinase/oxoprolinase family protein, with product MSYRLGVDVGGTFTDLLVIDEASGRTWRDKVPSTPHDPSEAVVAGTKAVCAKAGVDPKSLALFLHGTTVATNAVLELKIAKVGLIVTEGYRHILQIARSLVPGGLAAWIVWPKPEPMAPLEATIEAHERIGADGAIVRALDETALRQSLKRLADEKVEAVTVCLINSYLNDAHERRVAEIVAEEMPGIPVSVSADILPEMQEYERALTTVANSAVRPTVSRYVGNLENELRNLGSEAKLSLLRSDGGLMSAEKSRTAPVNLLMSGPAGGVAGAVFVAKSAGIPNVLTLDMGGTSTDVALIENYQPRLRRETSVAHLTVRASSLDVKTVGAGGGSIASVPELTKALRVGPQSAGAVPGPAAYGRGGEEPTVTDANVVLGYLPENLLGGSFRLDREASKRAVQKVADALGLSLMDAAAGIISIVNETMFGALRLVSVQQGYDPRDFALMAFGGAGPLHGNAMGILMGSWPVIIPPSPGVLCAYGDATTRLRVDAQRSFNKLVPQTSDAEVQAVIDEIIGQVTAELEAEGVPGAEQEHRVEIDVRYSGQAFEVPLTLPTGGTVADLVGRFNAEHLRLFTFNLPVPQELVNIRVVALGKAANVSAETIEKGSGDPSAAKLYDHKLYMDGREQDAVIYDRAKLRSGDVVRGPAIITEMDSTTLVHSGHAAKVDDYGNILINPEAR from the coding sequence ATGAGTTATCGTCTGGGCGTCGACGTCGGAGGCACCTTCACCGACCTGCTCGTGATCGACGAGGCGAGCGGGCGCACATGGCGCGACAAGGTGCCGTCGACCCCTCACGACCCCTCGGAGGCGGTCGTCGCCGGAACCAAGGCGGTCTGCGCCAAGGCCGGGGTGGACCCAAAATCGCTCGCGCTTTTCCTGCATGGCACCACGGTCGCGACCAACGCGGTGCTGGAGCTGAAGATCGCCAAGGTTGGGCTGATTGTCACAGAGGGCTATCGCCACATCTTGCAGATCGCGCGAAGCCTCGTGCCCGGCGGGCTTGCCGCGTGGATCGTGTGGCCGAAGCCCGAGCCGATGGCCCCGCTGGAAGCGACGATCGAGGCTCATGAACGCATCGGGGCGGATGGTGCAATCGTTCGTGCGCTCGACGAGACGGCGCTGCGGCAGAGTCTGAAGCGTCTAGCAGATGAGAAGGTCGAGGCGGTGACCGTCTGCCTGATCAATAGCTATCTCAACGACGCGCACGAGCGGCGCGTCGCCGAAATCGTCGCCGAGGAGATGCCGGGTATTCCGGTCAGCGTTTCGGCCGACATCCTGCCGGAAATGCAGGAATATGAGCGGGCGCTGACTACCGTTGCCAACAGCGCGGTAAGGCCGACCGTCTCGCGCTATGTCGGCAACCTCGAAAACGAACTGCGCAATCTGGGCAGCGAGGCCAAGCTGAGCCTGCTCCGCTCCGACGGCGGCCTGATGAGCGCCGAAAAGAGCCGCACCGCGCCGGTCAATTTGTTGATGAGCGGGCCGGCGGGCGGTGTCGCGGGCGCCGTGTTCGTTGCCAAGAGTGCGGGCATCCCCAACGTCCTGACGCTCGACATGGGTGGCACCTCGACCGACGTCGCGCTGATCGAAAATTACCAGCCGCGCCTCCGCCGAGAGACCAGCGTTGCGCACCTTACGGTTCGCGCATCGTCGCTGGACGTGAAGACGGTCGGGGCCGGCGGCGGTTCGATCGCATCGGTCCCCGAACTGACGAAGGCGCTGCGAGTCGGTCCGCAATCGGCGGGCGCGGTGCCGGGCCCTGCGGCCTATGGCCGCGGCGGCGAAGAGCCGACGGTGACCGACGCCAACGTTGTCCTCGGCTACCTCCCCGAAAACCTGCTCGGCGGCAGCTTCCGGCTTGACCGGGAAGCATCCAAGCGCGCGGTGCAGAAGGTCGCCGACGCGCTGGGCCTGTCGCTGATGGACGCGGCTGCCGGGATCATTTCGATCGTCAACGAAACCATGTTCGGCGCCCTGCGGCTGGTGTCGGTCCAGCAGGGCTACGACCCGCGCGATTTCGCGCTGATGGCGTTCGGCGGGGCCGGGCCGCTTCATGGCAATGCCATGGGCATTCTGATGGGCAGCTGGCCGGTGATCATTCCGCCCTCTCCCGGCGTGCTCTGCGCCTATGGCGACGCGACCACGCGCCTGCGCGTCGATGCGCAGCGCAGCTTCAACAAGCTAGTCCCGCAAACCAGCGACGCGGAAGTGCAGGCGGTGATCGACGAGATCATCGGCCAGGTGACGGCCGAACTGGAAGCGGAAGGCGTTCCGGGCGCGGAACAGGAACATCGTGTCGAAATCGACGTGCGATATTCGGGCCAGGCGTTCGAGGTGCCGCTGACCCTTCCGACCGGCGGCACCGTCGCCGACCTTGTCGGCCGCTTCAACGCGGAGCACCTGCGGCTGTTCACCTTCAACCTGCCGGTACCGCAGGAACTGGTGAATATTCGAGTCGTCGCGCTCGGCAAGGCGGCCAACGTCAGCGCCGAAACCATCGAGAAGGGCAGCGGCGATCCGTCAGCCGCAAAGCTTTACGACCACAAGCTGTATATGGACGGGCGGGAGCAGGACGCCGTGATCTACGACCGCGCCAAGCTTCGCTCGGGCGACGTGGTGCGCGGACCTGCGATCATCACGGAGATGGATTCGACCACGCTGGTCCACAGCGGCCACGCGGCCAAGGTCGACGATTACGGCAACATCCTCATCAACCCGGAGGCACGCTGA
- a CDS encoding GntR family transcriptional regulator — MSRASDRAYSEIRSLILSGDVPPGAPLREEQLAELCGVSRTPVRDALRRLEAELYVVRSESQRTFVAEWSREDVNEMFALRAMLEAHAARRAAERMDPDHLAALERCHREMEKAVFQRVPDVVAFLDRNRDFHAAIIETASSPRLTATLATLVEQPIVRRTAMHYGREQLEQSVNEHRELLRAFTARDGEWAHAVMTGHIRRAFHAFTASWDQVSEAK; from the coding sequence ATGTCACGCGCATCCGACCGGGCCTATTCCGAAATCCGCAGCCTGATCCTGTCGGGTGACGTTCCGCCCGGTGCTCCGCTTCGCGAAGAACAGCTGGCGGAACTTTGCGGCGTGTCGCGAACACCTGTCCGCGACGCGCTCCGGCGCCTGGAGGCTGAACTTTATGTCGTGCGCAGCGAGAGCCAGCGCACATTCGTTGCCGAATGGAGCCGGGAAGACGTCAACGAGATGTTCGCGTTGCGGGCGATGCTGGAAGCCCATGCCGCCCGCCGCGCCGCGGAACGCATGGACCCGGACCACCTCGCCGCGCTCGAGCGGTGTCACCGGGAAATGGAGAAGGCGGTCTTCCAACGCGTGCCGGACGTCGTAGCTTTCCTCGACCGAAACCGTGACTTCCATGCCGCGATTATCGAAACCGCCAGTTCGCCGCGCCTAACGGCAACGCTGGCGACCCTTGTCGAACAGCCGATCGTTCGGCGCACCGCAATGCATTATGGCCGCGAGCAGCTGGAGCAATCGGTCAACGAACATCGCGAACTGCTTCGCGCCTTCACCGCCCGCGACGGCGAATGGGCGCATGCGGTGATGACCGGTCACATCCGCCGCGCTTTCCACGCCTTTACCGCGAGTTGGGATCAGGTCAGCGAAGCGAAATAG
- a CDS encoding nuclear transport factor 2 family protein — MQYEPTLSRDELVELATKTYFGNVDAKRLDETLACFNDEALFCVQSSFTRHAGKDAIRRMFVDFFGAYDTIVHKDFTCTVDEANGRISACFEAVLTAADGSVTRLFNTNFWRIREGRFQEVYVYMSGANVLV; from the coding sequence ATGCAGTATGAGCCCACTTTGTCCCGCGACGAGCTGGTCGAGCTGGCGACCAAGACCTATTTCGGCAATGTCGATGCCAAGCGGCTCGACGAGACGCTGGCCTGCTTCAACGACGAAGCCTTGTTCTGCGTCCAGTCCAGCTTCACGCGGCATGCCGGCAAGGATGCCATCCGGCGCATGTTCGTCGATTTCTTCGGCGCCTACGACACCATCGTCCACAAGGATTTCACTTGCACGGTAGACGAGGCGAATGGCCGGATATCGGCCTGCTTCGAAGCCGTGCTGACCGCAGCGGACGGCAGCGTCACGCGCCTGTTCAACACCAATTTCTGGCGGATCCGCGAGGGCCGCTTCCAAGAGGTTTACGTCTACATGAGCGGGGCCAACGTGCTGGTCTGA
- the leuC gene encoding 3-isopropylmalate dehydratase large subunit, giving the protein MSRPTTLYEKIWASHQVAPVHGNDWLLYIDRHLLHELTSPQAFDGLRHAGRTVRRPELTLAVPDHNVPTLHRSLGTAGIADPESRLQVEALERNCAEFGITHIPLTHPSQGIVHIVGPELGLTLPGMTVVCGDSHTSTHGAFGALAFGIGTSEVEHVLATQTLVQSKARTMRIRVDGRLGRGVTPKDIILAIIGQIGTAGATGHVIEYAGEAIEALDMAGRMTICNMSIEAGARAGLIAPDEKTFAWLEGRALVPQGAAFDAACGMWRTLRSDPQARFDRDISIDASSIAPMVSWGTNPEAVTTVEGHVPDPDRIEDASRREQVERMLAYMDLSPRQPIAGLPIDQVFIGSCTNARLEDLRAAAAVVDGGRVAGHVKALVVPGSGRVKLAAEAEGLDRIFTDAGFEWRDAGCSMCLGLNEDRLAPGKRCASTSNRNFEGRQGPGGRTHLMSPAMAAAAAIAGRIVDVRSFRP; this is encoded by the coding sequence ATGTCCCGGCCGACGACGCTGTACGAAAAAATCTGGGCCAGCCATCAGGTTGCACCAGTCCATGGCAACGACTGGCTGCTGTACATCGACCGGCACCTGCTCCACGAATTGACCAGCCCGCAGGCGTTCGACGGCCTTCGCCACGCGGGGCGGACGGTGCGTCGCCCGGAACTGACGCTGGCAGTGCCTGACCACAACGTCCCCACCCTTCATCGATCGCTTGGCACAGCCGGAATTGCCGATCCGGAAAGCCGCCTGCAAGTCGAGGCGCTTGAGCGCAATTGCGCAGAGTTCGGCATTACGCACATTCCGCTGACCCACCCTTCTCAGGGGATCGTCCATATCGTCGGGCCCGAGCTGGGCCTCACCCTGCCGGGCATGACCGTGGTATGCGGCGACAGCCATACATCGACCCATGGCGCGTTCGGCGCGCTGGCTTTCGGCATCGGCACCAGTGAAGTCGAACATGTCCTTGCGACCCAGACGCTGGTCCAGTCCAAGGCCAGAACCATGCGCATCCGTGTCGACGGCCGGCTTGGTCGCGGCGTCACGCCCAAGGACATCATCCTGGCGATCATCGGCCAAATCGGCACGGCCGGCGCCACCGGTCATGTCATCGAATATGCGGGAGAAGCGATCGAGGCGCTGGACATGGCCGGTCGCATGACGATCTGCAACATGTCGATCGAAGCTGGTGCCCGCGCCGGGCTGATTGCGCCCGATGAGAAAACGTTCGCCTGGCTCGAAGGCCGTGCACTCGTTCCGCAGGGCGCTGCGTTCGACGCTGCGTGCGGGATGTGGCGGACGCTGCGATCCGACCCCCAGGCAAGATTCGATCGCGACATTTCGATCGACGCGTCATCCATTGCGCCGATGGTCAGCTGGGGCACCAATCCCGAAGCCGTCACCACCGTCGAAGGCCATGTTCCCGATCCGGACCGTATCGAGGATGCCTCGCGCCGCGAGCAGGTGGAGCGGATGCTCGCCTACATGGACCTGTCGCCGCGTCAGCCGATCGCCGGGCTGCCGATCGACCAGGTATTCATCGGCAGCTGCACCAACGCGCGGCTGGAGGACCTGCGCGCTGCCGCGGCCGTCGTCGACGGTGGCCGGGTGGCAGGCCACGTCAAGGCGCTGGTGGTGCCGGGTTCGGGCCGGGTCAAGCTGGCCGCCGAAGCCGAAGGCCTGGACCGCATCTTCACCGACGCCGGTTTCGAATGGCGCGATGCGGGCTGTTCGATGTGCCTTGGCCTCAACGAAGACCGGTTGGCGCCGGGCAAGCGCTGCGCTTCCACCTCCAACCGCAATTTTGAGGGGCGGCAGGGACCGGGAGGTCGCACGCACCTGATGTCGCCGGCCATGGCGGCAGCAGCGGCCATTGCCGGGCGGATCGTCGATGTCAGGAGCTTCCGGCCATGA
- a CDS encoding aspartate/glutamate racemase family protein → MKRIKVIVPIPMDDAGVANRAAQLPADFVAPGFQPEFAAIKWGAALGDSYHDMLLMEWSVFQAGISAEEEGYAGVLIDTVSDSGLRALRSRLSIPVVGPGEAAFATAMMLGKHFTVLTMWDEWFPLYEKTLTDYGWWDRVASLRSIKTRPDVTELLAGKEEVIFAKLKAEAEAAIAEDGADVIVLGSTTMHQSAAYLSRELSVPVINPGQVAYKQLELLIGLGLTHSKKAFPSPEVGKDADIRRGWA, encoded by the coding sequence ATGAAGCGCATCAAGGTGATCGTCCCCATCCCGATGGACGACGCGGGCGTCGCCAATCGCGCTGCCCAGCTTCCGGCCGATTTCGTCGCGCCCGGTTTTCAGCCCGAATTCGCTGCGATCAAATGGGGGGCGGCGCTCGGCGACAGCTACCATGACATGCTGCTGATGGAATGGAGTGTGTTCCAGGCCGGCATCTCGGCGGAAGAGGAAGGCTATGCCGGCGTGCTGATCGATACGGTCAGCGACAGCGGGCTGCGCGCCCTGCGTTCCCGCCTGTCCATTCCGGTGGTCGGCCCGGGCGAGGCTGCGTTCGCGACGGCGATGATGCTGGGCAAGCACTTCACCGTGCTGACCATGTGGGACGAATGGTTCCCGCTCTACGAAAAGACGCTGACCGATTATGGCTGGTGGGACCGTGTCGCTTCGCTGCGCTCTATCAAGACGCGGCCCGACGTCACCGAGCTGCTGGCAGGCAAGGAAGAAGTCATTTTCGCCAAGCTGAAGGCCGAGGCCGAAGCGGCGATTGCCGAAGACGGCGCGGACGTCATCGTGCTCGGGTCCACGACCATGCACCAGTCCGCGGCCTATCTGTCCCGCGAACTCAGCGTGCCGGTGATCAACCCGGGCCAGGTTGCCTACAAGCAGCTCGAGCTTCTGATCGGGCTTGGCCTCACCCACAGCAAGAAAGCCTTTCCTTCGCCCGAAGTGGGCAAGGATGCGGATATCAGGAGAGGTTGGGCATGA
- a CDS encoding nuclear transport factor 2 family protein — protein sequence MSWNEAGPGQTPLPYPFYVDIVTKRYFDGVDNKNLTQVLNCFTPDATLTEVTSMTVHQGRDEGIAAMFRKLFTDFSDIWHGNFVHTGDPATNSINSQFTVLITPQGGSELRYENCNRFYLKDRLFHRVYVYMSGTNLLQPGDA from the coding sequence ATGAGCTGGAACGAAGCCGGGCCGGGTCAAACGCCGCTGCCCTATCCCTTCTATGTCGACATCGTCACCAAGCGCTACTTCGACGGCGTCGACAACAAGAACCTGACCCAGGTCCTCAACTGCTTCACTCCCGACGCAACGTTGACCGAAGTGACGTCGATGACCGTCCACCAGGGCCGTGACGAGGGCATTGCCGCCATGTTCCGGAAGCTCTTCACCGACTTCAGCGACATTTGGCACGGCAATTTCGTCCATACCGGCGACCCGGCGACAAACAGTATCAATTCGCAATTCACGGTGCTGATCACGCCGCAGGGCGGAAGCGAGCTGCGCTATGAAAACTGCAATCGTTTCTACCTGAAGGACCGGCTGTTCCACCGGGTCTACGTCTACATGAGCGGGACCAACCTGCTGCAGCCGGGAGACGCCTGA
- a CDS encoding isochorismatase family protein, with amino-acid sequence MSAHGDDIDSDYAASGFGGSLPWGRRPALLLVDFARGYFEDGSPLRAPVESARAEAARLADDARAHGIPLVFTRVEYPRDRQAEPARLFRQKIAGLACWEVGNPLGNFTEELAPMDGDIVVTKQFPSAFFGTDLADRLHAMGVDTVVVTGLTTSGCVRASALDALCHGFAPLVVRDACGDRDERIHEANLFDLGAKYADIVTAAQMRDYFASLT; translated from the coding sequence ATGAGCGCGCACGGCGACGACATCGACAGCGACTACGCCGCCAGCGGTTTCGGCGGCAGCCTGCCCTGGGGGCGCCGCCCGGCCCTTCTCTTGGTCGATTTTGCTCGCGGTTATTTCGAGGACGGGTCGCCGCTTCGCGCGCCGGTGGAATCGGCTCGCGCCGAAGCGGCGCGGCTTGCCGACGACGCCCGCGCACACGGCATCCCGCTGGTCTTCACGCGGGTTGAATATCCGCGCGATCGCCAGGCCGAGCCGGCACGCCTGTTTCGCCAGAAGATTGCCGGACTGGCCTGCTGGGAGGTCGGCAATCCGCTCGGCAACTTCACCGAGGAACTGGCGCCGATGGACGGCGACATCGTCGTCACCAAGCAATTCCCCAGCGCATTTTTCGGGACCGACCTGGCCGATCGACTTCATGCCATGGGCGTCGACACGGTTGTGGTCACAGGCCTTACGACGTCGGGTTGCGTGCGGGCCAGCGCGCTCGACGCGCTGTGCCACGGCTTTGCGCCGTTGGTCGTGCGCGATGCATGCGGCGATCGTGACGAACGCATTCACGAGGCCAATCTGTTCGACCTCGGTGCCAAATATGCGGACATCGTGACCGCGGCGCAAATGCGCGACTATTTCGCTTCGCTGACCTGA
- the leuD gene encoding 3-isopropylmalate dehydratase small subunit: MTPFTTLIGIAAPLPIANVDTDQIIPSRYLKGVTRNGLGEGLLAPLRYDEDGAERPEFILNRPPWRNAKILVARDNFGCGSSREHAPWALAGFGIGAILAPSFADIFYNNSIKNGLLPAILEAEAIERLLALVADPQSATLSVDLTRRVVTDVAGREYRFDISDDRRDALLSGLDDIGRSLAAIEAIDTFERRHLAQVPPIPSWPELESRLG, from the coding sequence ATGACGCCCTTCACGACACTGATCGGGATCGCCGCACCGCTGCCGATCGCCAATGTCGATACCGACCAGATCATTCCGAGCCGCTACCTGAAGGGGGTGACGCGCAACGGGCTGGGCGAGGGCCTGCTGGCACCGCTCCGTTACGACGAGGATGGTGCCGAGCGACCCGAGTTCATCCTCAATCGTCCCCCATGGCGAAACGCGAAGATTCTTGTCGCCCGCGACAATTTCGGCTGCGGGTCGAGCCGCGAACATGCGCCTTGGGCACTGGCAGGCTTCGGCATCGGCGCGATCCTGGCCCCCAGTTTCGCCGACATTTTCTACAACAATTCGATCAAGAACGGCCTGTTGCCTGCGATCCTTGAGGCAGAGGCGATCGAACGATTGTTGGCGCTGGTCGCCGACCCGCAATCCGCGACGCTGAGCGTCGATCTCACGCGGCGCGTCGTCACCGACGTCGCGGGCCGCGAATATCGCTTCGACATTTCCGACGACCGCCGCGATGCCCTGTTGAGCGGGCTCGACGATATCGGTCGTTCGCTGGCAGCGATCGAGGCCATCGACACGTTCGAACGGCGGCACCTGGCGCAGGTGCCGCCTATCCCGTCCTGGCCCGAACTAGAAAGCCGTCTGGGCTAG
- a CDS encoding hydroxymethylglutaryl-CoA lyase yields MNRSIEIVEVSPRDGLQNEKVALSTTDKLALIDRLIAVGAKRIEVASFVNPRRVPQMADAEAVIAGLPSAPGVTFIGLTLNERGVDRAAAANAASPRGLDQVGCVLVATDSFGIANQGQTVAEGLAANRAMIAAATAAGMSAQVTISGSFGCPFEGEVAEDHVLGLAEEMAAAGAVEIAFADTIGVAVPAQVGSMIAEARKRLGDRFPIRVHLHDTRGMAPANAWAAWQEGCPTFDSALGGLGGCPFAPNSAGNLATEELIYLFKRTGIDTGLDLDKAVSANRWLSERMGKPLPSRVGRAGDFIPQPQSRQECA; encoded by the coding sequence ATGAATCGTTCGATCGAGATCGTCGAGGTATCGCCGCGCGACGGGCTGCAGAACGAAAAGGTCGCCCTTTCAACCACCGACAAGCTGGCGCTGATCGACCGGCTGATCGCCGTCGGTGCGAAGCGGATCGAAGTGGCCAGCTTCGTCAATCCCCGCCGTGTCCCACAGATGGCCGATGCGGAAGCGGTTATAGCGGGACTGCCGTCGGCGCCCGGCGTCACCTTCATCGGCCTGACCCTCAATGAACGGGGCGTCGACCGGGCCGCGGCGGCGAATGCCGCGTCCCCGCGCGGCCTTGACCAGGTAGGCTGCGTCCTGGTGGCAACCGACAGCTTCGGCATCGCCAACCAGGGCCAGACGGTTGCCGAAGGACTCGCCGCCAACCGCGCAATGATCGCCGCGGCGACCGCCGCCGGCATGTCGGCGCAAGTGACGATCTCGGGGAGCTTCGGTTGCCCGTTCGAAGGCGAAGTCGCGGAAGATCACGTCCTCGGCCTGGCGGAAGAGATGGCCGCGGCGGGCGCCGTCGAGATCGCCTTTGCCGACACCATCGGCGTTGCCGTGCCCGCGCAAGTGGGAAGCATGATCGCAGAAGCGCGCAAGCGGCTGGGCGACCGGTTTCCGATCCGCGTCCACCTCCACGACACGCGCGGGATGGCACCGGCCAACGCCTGGGCTGCCTGGCAGGAAGGTTGCCCAACGTTCGACAGCGCGCTCGGCGGCCTCGGCGGCTGTCCCTTCGCGCCCAATTCGGCCGGCAACCTGGCGACGGAAGAGCTGATCTATCTGTTCAAGCGGACCGGGATCGACACCGGTCTCGACCTCGACAAGGCAGTATCCGCCAACCGCTGGCTGTCCGAACGGATGGGCAAACCCCTGCCCAGCCGGGTCGGCCGCGCTGGCGACTTCATCCCCCAACCGCAATCACGGCAGGAGTGCGCATGA